The genome window CCGCGACCCGGGCCAGCGACGCGCCGGAAGCCAGCGCGCTCTTGAATTTGGTCAATTCTCCTTCCGGCGCCTCCGGATGCACTTTCATCAGCGCGTCAGCAGCCAGCAGCCCGAGCACGGAGTCGCCGAGAAATTCGAGACGCTGGTTGTCGGATTCCACGTCCGGATTTTCATAGCGATAGGACGGATGGGTCAGCGAAGCCTTCAACAGCTGCTTGTCTTTAAAACGATAGCCGATCCGTTTTTCCAACCCCTGGAACTCTTTCATGCCTGTCTTTCCAATCATTGGAAAAAATTACAGCAGATTCGTCCGACATCAAAATACTTCCAGCGGTTTTTTACGTTCACAGCAAAAAGACGTTCCCGACTGACAGGAACGCCTTTTCAAACCGACAGGCTGTCAACTTAGTAGGAAGTAACCGGAATGAATCCAATTTCATCAACCATTTCCTGGCCGTCTTCGCTCAGGTAAAGCGTAACGAAACGGTAGACAGCGGATCCAAGTTTCGGGTAGCCGCTGGTGTACATGAAAAGCGGACGGGCAATCGGGTACTCTCCGGAGCGAACAGTCGCGGCAGACGGATAGACACCATTGACTTTAAGCGCCTTCACGGTTTTATCGACAAACCCAAGCCCGGCGTAACCAATGGCTGATGGAGTTGTCTGTACGCGCTGCCGAATGGCTCCGTTACTTCCGACGTACTCAGCTTTTTCCGTGATCTTCTGTTTGTTCATCACGAGCTTTTCAAAGGTTTCGTAGGTACCGCTGTTGGTGTCGCGGGTGATGACCACAATATTCAGGTCCGGACCGCCAACCTCTTTCCAGTTGGAAATTTCACCGGTATAGATTTTGCGAATCTGTTCGATCGTCAGCTGACCAATCGGATTTTTCGGATGCACGAGAATCGGCAGACCGTCGAGAGCGACCACGTGAGCAACCGGCTGAATGCCTTTGTCAGCAGCCGCTTTAAACTCGCTGTCTTTCATCGGCCGGGACATTGCGGCGACATCGCAGACTCCGTTGACAAGGCTTTTGGCACCGTTTCCACTCCCGGATTCACTGACCGTGATGTTTACGTCTGGATTTGCCGCCATGAAATATTCGGCAAAGGCTTTGCCAATCGGTCCAACAGTGGTCGAGCCATCAATTACAATTTTATCTGCTGCAGAAGCCGTCAGGGCTGCTGCAGTGAGGATCATGCTGAGCATTGCTTTCTTCATGTTAGAGTTTCTCCTTATTTTCAACTCTGTTGATGCTGGCAGCTCCTGCAAACAGGTCTTTTCTTTCACCGTCTTGCCGGTCTCCGCCGTGAACGCAGAAAAATATGAGAAATCACTGTTAGAGAAACGTTAAGGATGCATTAGAAGAACGTGAAAGCCGCTGAACACAAAAAAGCCCCGTTTTCCAAACTCTGAAAAAACAGGGCCTTTCTGCTTCCGATGATTGGAAGTTCTATTCTGCAGATGCGTCTTCCTGCTGTTTTTTAGGAAGGTGTATGCGCAGGTGCAGATCGCGGATCTGGTTGAACTCCACTTCCCCGGGAGCATTCATCAACAGGTCTTCTGCTTTCTGGTTCATTGGGAAAGCGATGACTTCGCGAATGTTCGGCTCTTCCGCCAACAGCATGACCATACGGTCGACTCCGGGGGCAATCCCGGCGTGCGGCGGCGGGCCATATTGGAACGCCCGGTACAGCGCCGGGAACTTGGACTCTACAACTTCTTTGCCGTACCCGGCAATTTCGAAGGCTTTCATCATCAGTTCAGGACTGTGATTTCGCACAGCTCCGGAGGAGAGCTCAGTTCCGTTGCAGACGATGTCGTACTGATATGCCAAGATTTTGAGCGGATCTTTATTGAGCAGATCGTCCATTCCTCCCTGAGGCATAGAGAATGGGTTGTGGGAAAACTCCACTTTTCCGTCGTCATCCAGCTCGTACATGGGGAAGTCGACAATCCAGCAAAAGCGGAAAACGTCTTTTTCCAGCAGGTCCAGACGACGCCCCAGCTCTGCACGAACATGTCCGCCGATTTCCCAGGCGCCTTTCAGCTTGTCGGCAATAAAGAACATCGTATCGCCGTCTTCAATATCGCCGAGCCCCTTCAGGCGGGCCAATTCGTCTTCGGACAGGAATTTCGCAATCGGACTTTTGACTTCGCCATCGATCCAGCTGATATAGCCAAGACCTTTAGCCCCGACCGACTGGGCATAGGCAATCATATCATCAAAGAATTTGCGCGGCTGATCGGCACATCCTTTAACAGCGATCGTTTTTACCTCGCCCCCTTTTTCGACCACTCCGGCAAATGCCTTGAAGCCGCAGTTGCGGAAAATTTCGGTCGCGTTCTGAATGACAAGCGGGTTGCGCAAGTCCGGCTTGTCCGTCCCGTATTTCTCCATCGCTTCGAGATATGGAATACGGGCAAACGGTGTACTGTCGACCTGCTTGTCGCTGAATTCTTTGAAAATCGTCGAAAGGACACGTTCGTTGACTTCAAAAACATCGTCCTGAGTTGCAAAGGCCATTTCCATGTCGAGCTGATAAAACTCGCCGGGCGAACGGTCGGCACGGGCGTCTTCATCGCGGAAACAGGGAGCAATCTGGAAATAGCGGTCAAAGCCGGAGGTCATGAGCAGCTGTTTGAACTGCTGAGGTGCCTGCGGAAGCGCATAGAACTTACCGGGATGCACACGGCTGGGCACAAGATAGTCGCGTGCTCCTTCCGGCGATGAGCTGGTGAGGATCGGCGTCTGCATTTCCATAAAGCCTTCGGCCGTCATCAGCTCGCGAATACGGGCAATTACCCTGGAGCGCAGAGTCAGGTTTTTATGAAGCTGCTCACGACGAAGGTCGAGGAAACGATACTGCAGACGAAGCGCTTCGTTGCACTCTTCGTCTTTGTTAACCTGAAATGGAATCACTTTGGATTCACCAAGAACCTGCATCTCTTCGGCAACCAGTTCAATTTCACCGGTGGCCAGCTTTGGATTGATGGCCGCCTCATCCCGGGCAACAATGTCACCCGTAAAGCGAAGCACCGTCTCAACACGCCAGTGCTCGATATCTTTATAGAATGCTTTATCGGGGCTGATGACGACCTGAGTGATGCCATAGTGATCGCGAAGGTCGATGAAAAGAACGCCGCCGTGGTCGCGAATGGTGTTGACCCATCCGGAAATCCGAACGGTTTGTCCGACATGCTCTTTGCGGAGCTCTCCGCAGGTGTGAGTTCTGTATTGGTGCATAGCTGAAGTTCCAGGTTCTAGGTTAATAAATTCATCAGTTCAGGCAGTTCCAGTTCCTGCTGGGTGCCCTCTTCCATGTTTTTGACAACAAAGGTGCCGTTCTCAAGCTCGGTATCGCCTCGAATGATGACCTGTCTGGCCCCAAGCTTATCGGCGCGTTTCATCTGTGCTTTGATTTTGCGGTTCGTCAGTTCCATTTCGCAGGCAATCCCGCGCTGACGGAGCATCTGCATCAACAACAGATTCTCTTTTAGAGCGGCCTCTCCAAGCGAAACAATAAATACGGCCGGCTCCGGAGCAAATTGATCCGCCGTAATACCAGTTGATTCCAGCGCGGCAATCATCCGTTCCATTCCCATGGCAAAACCGACCCCATCAATGGTCCTGCTGCCGACCTGAACCTGATAACGACCGCCACCGGAAAGTGCGTTCTGAGCTCCGAGACCGCCATGCACAACTTCCCACACCGTATGGACGTAATAGTCGAGCCCTCTCACCAGACTGGTATCGATTTCCACATCGATCTCCAGACTGCGAAGCGTTTCGACCACTGTATTCAGATAGTCGCGCGATTCCTGACTCAACAGCTCAGTCACCGAAGGAACATCCGCGATAACGGCCTGAACCGCCGGATCTTTAGAGTCGAGCAGTCTCAGCACATTGGTTTCGAAACGCTGCTGAGCATCTTCTGGAAGCTCAGAAAACCGTGGGCGAATTGCATTGCGCAATCCTTCGAGCACCGCCGCACGCTCTTCCGGAAGCCCAATGGTGTTCAGACGGATCTTTGCTCCCTCCAGCCCCCATGCAGACAGAAGGTTCAACTGCAACGCAATCACTTCAGCATCAGCCAGCGGATTCGGTGCGCCGGCAGCTTCCAGACCGATTTGGTGGAACTGTCGTTTCCGTCCTGCCTGAGGACGTTCACAACGGAACATCGGACCCATATAATACATACGGGCGTTAGCCGTCTGCTCTGCGCCAGAGGCGATGTAGCGAACCGAACCGGCGGTTCCTTCGGGACGCAAAGAGAGCTTGCGCCCTCCGCGGTCTTCGAGGCAGTACATTTCTTTAGTAACCACATCCGTAGTGTCACCCAGCGAATGAGTGAACAATGCGGTTTTTTCGAGAATAGGCGTACGCACCTCTTCAAAACGATAGCGCGCGAAAACTTCGCGCGCCCGGGCTTCTAGCATCTGCCAGAGGTATACATCCGGCGGAGCGATATCCGACATGCCCTGAAGGGGCTGAAAAGAACTGGAGGCCATAGGAAACTGCTTATTAAATACCGGTGATGCGCTGCTTCATAATTTTGCCAGGCTTGAATTTAACGACTTTCCGCTCTGGAATCGTTACAACATTCTCCGGTTTGTTCGGATTCCGGCCGATGCGGGACTTGCGAACATTAATCTCAAAAACGCCGAAGTTCCGGAACTCAACGGTCTCTCCTTTTTCGAGAGCCTCTGTGATGTAATCCAGCGACTTCTGCAACACAGCGGCCACATCCTGCTGGATCAATCCGGTTTCATCGGCAATACGAATTACTAAATCTCTTTTTGTCATGCTTCCCCCTGCTTCGAATTGTCTAGGCTGTAACAGGTTACATATTTTAGACAAGGCCGCTGATCTTAGTATTCAGCCGTCCTCGGTCAAGACCTATTCTCAATGCTTTTTTTTTACCTGGATGCAACCCTGTGAAAAAACAGGAACACCGCCGCTAAAATAAAGCTGAATACAGCCAATGTTTTATTGAAAATATAGAACGTATCTTTCGGCTGAATCAACATCACCGTCTCGCCCGCCTCGACCTCAGTCGCCGGCTCTGCCAGAATCTCCAGCACCTTGCCCTGAAGAGGATCCTCTCCATGAGTGGTTTTCAACATAAAGTCTGAACATGCAACCGTGGTGGCTTTCAGGTTTTCCCGAGCCTGCACCAGAGCATTCAGCTTTTCGAGAAGCACATCCTTTTCTTCACCCTGCACGTCCTTATAAGCCTCTTCTGCTGCTTCCACAGCCTCTTCATAGGCCCGGGTCTGCAATGTCAGCAATGGAGCTGATCCGGCAACACTGTCTCCCACATTAACGGGAATATGTTTCACCACCCCGGACACCGCCACTGTGACCGGATAGGTCAGCGGATGCTTTTCCAGCACTTTCTTCGTAGGAAACCATGCGTCACGAATTGCCCAAAGGCATAGAAAAATACAGATCACTCCGGCAACCAGAAAATCTTTCGTTCCTTTAACCCTGTCAAATCTGCTCTTTGCCATACCAATACGCTCCAGAAATTCCCAATTAATAGCTCTTTGCAAAAACCACGCGACCTTTGCTCGGCCTGCCGCTGACGATGCACGTTCCTTCTCCGCCAGCCTCGTAATCAAAAGGAATACAACGAATGGTTACAGACAATTCGTCGTTAATTTTCTGTTCGGTCTCTTCCGTACCGTCCCAGTGAGCCAAAGCAAAGCCTCCGCCCTCTGCCTTAAAGAACTGGACAAAATCATCCCAGCTGTCGATTTCGCGGGTATTTTCAGCACGAAAAGCGCAGGCACGCTCAAACAGCAACTGCTGCATCTCTTCCAAAACGGACGTTACAGAAGCTGCAAACTCCTCACGGCTCTGACCGTATTTTTCCTTCGGACCCTTGTCGCGACGGGCGACAAACACCGAATTACTCTCCATATCGCGCGGCCCGATTTCAATGCGGATCGGAATCCCTTTCTTCACCCAGCCCCAGCCTTTTTCACCGGCGTTGATATCACGACCATCAACAACCACTTCAACCGGACGCCCGGCGTAAGTCTGTGTCCGCAGCATCTCAGCGGTTTCATTGCAGTAAGCCATGATCTTTTCACGATCAGTATCTTTGCGAATGATCGGTAAAATCACCACATGGCTCGGCGCCAGACGCGGCGGCATCACCATGCCGTCATCATCACCGTGCGTCATAATCATCCCGCCGATCAGGCGGGTTGAAACACCCCATGACGTCGTCCATGCCACCTCTTCGCGTCCCTCACGCGACTGGAAGGTAATGCCGGATGCTTTTGCAAAGTTCTGTCCCAGGAAATGGCTCGTCCCGGCCTGCAGCGCCTTGCGGTCCTGCATCATAGCCTCAATACAAAGCGTGCTGACCGCACCCGGAAAACGTTCACCTGCGGTTTTCTCGCCAATCAGCACCGGCATCGCCATGTACTCTTCAGCAAACTTCTTGTAAACATCAAGCATCTTGCGGGTTTCCTCCCACGCTTCGGCTTCTGTCTCGTGAACCGTATGACCTTCCTGCCACAGGAATTCAGCCGTACGCAGGAACAGGCGTGTACGCATTTCCCAGCGGACGACATTGGCCCACTGGTTAATCAGAATCGGCAGGTCGCGATAGCTCTGAACCCACTTGGCATACGTGGCACCAATGATGGTTTCCGACGTCGGGCGAACAATCAGCGGTTCCTCCAGCTCTCCGGCCGGCACCAGGCCGCCATCGGGCCCCGCCTCCAAACGGTGATGCGTTACAACCGCGCACTCTTTTGCAAAGCCATCGACATGCTCCGCTTCCTTTTCCAAATAGCTTTTAGGAATAAACAGCGGGAAATAGGCGTTCACATGGCCGGTCGCTTTAAACAGGCCGTCGAGACCGGCCTTAATGTTTTCCCAAAGCGCATAGCCCCACGGCTTAATCACCATACAGCCGCGCACATCACTGTTTTCGGCCAGGTCGGCCGCGCGCACCACCTGCTGGTACCATTCCGGATAATTCTCTTCCCGCGTCGGGGTAATTGCCGTCTTCTGCTGCTTCGCCATACAATTCTCCTGAAAAATAAACGCACAGCTTACAGACACCATCCGGCAGTTTCCAGACCTTGGAACATTTTTTTCAAGGTCCGGAAGCCCCTTGAGTCCGGGAGAAACGAAGAATACAAAAGACGAGTTGCGAATCAAAACCCGCCGGCCCGAAAGGCGTGCTGTCACGATAGGAGGATATCATTCAGGCTGATTGCTCATTCCTCGAGCCCTTGGCAAGGGACCACGGACACAAGAGAACACCTGAAGAATCAGTCTTCGCTATACATTTGCTTCTTACCGAAAACTTCCCGGCTACGATTGAACGACTGACAAATAACAGAGAACGCTTCCCAAATAACAGGTCAGTCCTGCAAGCAAGAGAACCATCGCAGTTTTGTACAACCAGGTTTTGAAATTGCGACGATTCAAGTGAGCAACCAGAGTCGACCGAACGTCCTCACCCTTCCACGCCGTGATCCACCGGAGATTCAACGGACCGCAAACCATACACACTACGGAGAACAGCACAAAACATAACCCCGCCCCAATAAAAACCCGACTGTAAGGGCTGGCAGCAGCCATGCGCGGACCGGAAAAACCAGTAATTGTCAGACATATAGTTGCCAACCCAAGCAGCATCTGTGATCGCGTCTGAAGCAAAGTAAACGATTCACGCAGGTAGCCAAACACCTTTGACAAGTCGCCGCCGTGAATTTCCTCCAGAAACTCAAGCTCTTCTTTTGCGTCCAGATGCGTCATTTGTTCCTTTCCGGCAAATAGTCCAGCGACATCAGAAACTCATCGGCAGCCCGAAGGGTTTCCTCATACTTCGCCGTATTAAAAAAACCATGCTCCTGACCTTCATACAGAAGCAAATCGCAACGAACACCCAGTTCGCCCATCCTTGCTTTATAAGCCTCGGCAGTCGCCACCGGGATCAGCTGATCCCTGGTGCCGAGCTGGATCAGCGTTGGCGGCACGTCAGGCATCAGATTGTGCAGCGGCGAGAAATCCTTCCAATACCCGGAAACCCGGTCATAGCCATACCCATCCGGACCGTTATCAAAAACCGGATTAAACAGCACCAGCGCATCCGGGCGACAGCTGACGGAGAGGTCCTCGCCCTCTTCATTAAAGCCATCAAGCGTTGCCGTTGCCGCCGCCACATGTCCGCCCGCGGACCCGCCACCGGCAGCCAGCATGTCGGGGTCAACTCCAAGCTCTTCTGCATGGCTGCGCACCCAGCGCATCGCTGATTTTCCGTCTTTTACACATTCCTGCGGTGATGTTCCATCTTCGGCCGTCCGATAATCGGCGCAAATTGCCACCATGCCCCGAGAAGCCAAAAACCGGCTCTGAGGGTAAAAATGAGTTGGGGCTCCCCCCTTCCAGCCGCCCCCGAAGAAAAAAACAATCCCCGGGGTTTTGTCTCCGGCCGTGTGATTAGGCGGATTAAATACATGCAGAGTCATTGAACCCTGCGGGGTCTCTTTATATTCAATCACTTCATCCGGCGCGACCTCCGCCATGACACACCCGGCAGAGACTAAAACAGCAGCAATCACTTTTTTCTTCACTCCAAACACCCCCTTGAAAAACCCGGTCAGCATAAATGACATTTCAAAACAGAACAACAGATTCCAACCCGCAACGATCCATTCTTTGCGTTTCATTTCACGGTCCCTTCCAACCACGCCTTTAAGGTCTCGGCATCCTCAAGAAACCGCTTCGGATCATCATCGCGAACAAACTCGAGCAGAGCATAGCGCTCGCGAGGCGGGAGCTCCACGGAAAAATACTGTTTCCACTCCGCCTGTCCCTCGCTCAGCGGGCGACGATCCACCGCATCAATCCAGAGCTCTTTCGATCCATCATACTCCCAGTGGAACACATGGAAGTTTAAAATCCGGTCTTTGAGATCATGGAGCCCTGCCATCCGGTAATCCATGTCCGGTCCCTGATACATCGGCTGCCAGTAAAGATACACATTCGGAGCATCGATCTCCTGCAGAAGCTTCGCGGCAGATTCGTTGGTATCCGTCAGTGAGTGGTCATGGAACTCAAAGCCGATATTCACTCCGGAAGCCGCCGCCATCTCAGCCACCCGCTGAGCCTGTTCAGCAAACCGCGACCTGACATCTTCGCTCACCTCCGCCGACGCCGAATATCCGGCCCAGATACGCACCGTATTCGTTTCCAGCGCCAGCGTACTGTCGAGCACCGGCTGAAACGCTTCTGCTCTTCCTTCTTTATCCAGAACCCGGAAATAGGAACCGTAGGAAGAAACTTCCAGTCCTGCATCCACGGTTGTACGGCGGGCGACTCGCGCAGCCGTCAGATCGCCGGGCCGAACGTGTACGTCGCCGCCCCATTCAATGGCATCAAGACCGGCGGTTTTTACCAGATCCGCAACCTGACCGACATTCATCGGACGAAATGTAATTGAGCAAATTCCTGTTTTCATATTTCCAACCTTCGGAAGAAGACCACGCCATCATCCATTATTTTTTCCAATGGTTGGAAAAGTCAGAGCTGATCGGGCCGCACCCGATACTTCAGCGGCTCTCCTTTTTCCCACCTTTGAAAATCCTCGATCATAAAATCGGCCATCCGGATCAGTTCGGATGACTTTGAGCCGGCTAAATGTCCGGTCAACTGAATATTCGGAACCGTATACAGTTCTGAACCGTCGATCGGAGGCTCCGGCCAGGTGATGTCCAGCAGCGCAGTGAGGTCCGGACGTTCTTTCATTACCGCAATAAGGTCAGTTTCGTTTACCTGCCGTCCGCGTCCAACATTGATAAAGACAGCGCTGTCCATCATGCTTTCAAACAAAGGGCGATTATAAACTCCGACATTATCATCGCGGTCCGGAAACAGATTAACGACAGCAAATGATGTAGCAAAGGCCTCTGCGATCGAAACGGTCCGGTTTTCGGCACGCGAGGGAACAACCACTACTTCCAGATCGTGATGTTTTAAAAAGTCCTGCAACTTACTGGAGATTGCTCCGTTGCCCAGAATGCTGACACGGTTGCCGTAGTTTCCGCAGCCGCGATGGCTGTTGGCGATCGTCGTGGACTGAACATCCACGCATTCACGACTGTTGCGATAGGCTCCGGCTCCGGCAAGCAGCACCTGAGCAAGGGCAAACTCCGCAACCGGAATTGCATTGGCAGCCGTCGCACTGCAGACAACAACTCCGTTTTCCTCAAACGACTCCCGGAAGGAGCTGCTGGCGCCGGCGGCATAGAAAACTGCTTTCAGGTTCGGCAGCATTTGTACTTCCTCCGAAGAGAGCACCACCATGTCCCAAGTGGAAAAAATCACATCCAGATCCTGAAGATCTTCAACATGGTCATAAAAATTGTCGCGCGAAATCCGCACAGGATAGAGGTCAGTGATCTCCGCAAGGCGTTCACACCGCCCCTGAGCGTATACTTTGTCGAATGCATCCGACATCCATGTAACACTCTCGTGAAAAACCGCAGCTTTCATTTTCTCTGGCATCTGTACTCCTCAGCGTTTCATTCGAGGCTGTTTTCATCCGGTCCGCAGCATAAAAAACTCGACCGTTACACAGGAAAAAACGTGTTTGCGTCACAACCTTCTAAATAACAAATTGAAGCAAAACTCACGGAAGCAGACCGTAAATCGATAACCTTCAAATTCCCATCTTAATATACGGGTTAGCGATAAATTTTTCCGGCGCGAAAGTCGGCCCATGCGGTTTCGAACCAAAGGTTGCTTTCCGGAATCGGACGGCATTTTACCCAGCGGTTTTTGATTTTCCCGCCGGCGACCACGGTCTCCTGCACTTTTTCTTTGAAGGAGGGATCTTCCGGCAGGAAGCTCCACTCGTCTTTGGCGAGCTGTTTATGGGCGCGTTTTCCGGATGCGTCGCGCACCATGGCTGACCCGCGCGAGCCGACACCGCTTTTTACCTGATAGAGCGTCGCAGCCAGATAAACCCAGTGTGCGTAACAGAGCTGCCGGTTACGAAGCGCCTGAACTTTTTCAACGGCATTACCGGCTTTGCATCCCTGCACTTCGAGCGCATCAAGCTGCTCTTTCGCTTCTTTGACGGCATCCTTCAATTCATCAAGCGAACGAATATGGGCCCCGGCACGACTCATACGCTCCTGCAGTTCATTTCGAACTGCCCGCCATTTCTGCCCTGACGTTTCACAGCGACCGAGGAACCCGAGCACATCTCTTACTTCAGCGCGGGCGGCTTTGTTAAACTCGCTCATTTTCAAATCGGAACGTTCGTAGACATTGGCGATAAATTCAGCAGCGCGGATCGAACCGACCTGTCCGGAGTTCAGCGCAGAACCACCGGGACGCGCCACGCCGTGCGAACCGTTCACTTCACCGACCGGGAACAGGTGTTTAATGTTGATAGACTCCCACCAATGGTTGCCGGCCAGTCCGCCGTTGTTGTGCTGGGCGCAGACCGCGACCTCAAGCGGCTCTTGGGTGATGTCGATGCCGTGATCTTTATAGAGCGAGATCGCGCCGGGATTCATGTGCTTCAGCCGCTCAATCGGCGTCTTCTGAAACGCGCCTGAATTCTCCAGATACTCGAAGGCCTCTTTTTCCAATGTTTGGAAATCGAAGCCGTCCGGATTTTCGCGATAGTCAAGAAACACGCGGCGACCTTTGAGCGCGGTTTCGATATAGACCAGAATGTCTATAATCGATGACCCGCCGACAATTTTCTTGGAGTCAAACGGCCACTGATAGCCCTTCAGAAAAACCTTTGAGTGCATTTCACCGAGGTCGTCAAAATAATCGCACAGAAATTCGCGCGGGTTGCTTTTGCCGTCGGCATCGGTGGAAACAAACTTCGGCACGACCTGCATATAGGTGCCGGAAACGTTCCAGCGGAACTTGATGGACGCCAGACCGTACTGCGCTTCCGGAAGCCCCTGCGCCTTCGCGCCGGCACGCAGCGCGATGCCGATTGCGCCGGTATGCACCACCGGATACACGCTGGTTTTGTACAGGCCGCCCGGCCCGCCCACCGCAAACACGACGTTGTCGGCGGCAAAGGCGACCAACTCGCCCTTGGCGTCGAGCGCCAGCGCTCCGCACGCGCGCTTCTCTTTGCCTTCGCCGACCGTAAGCAGGCTGACGACATTGGTTTTTTCCTGAACCGGAATGTCACGGCGTTTGACTTCGGCGATGAGAGCCAGACACATGTCGCGCGAGGTATAAGGACCGACTGACGTTCCGCGTTGCGCGGGATCGTGGTCGGTTTTGTAACCGATAAACTGCCCATAGGCATCCTGCGGGAATTTGACTCCGAGATTCACGAGGTTAAGGAAACCGCGCGCGGAAACCGCCGCTTCGATCAGCGCCAGATCGCCGTGCATGGAACCGGGCGAGAAAAAGTTTTTGGCCATGGCCAGCGGTGCATCGAGGTCGTTGCCGCACATCGCAGATTTGTAATAGGTCTGCTTGTCCGAGCCGGTGTTGATGGACGTTCCCATCTTCAGCCCTTCGGTCACAATCAGCACGTCAGCAATGCCCTGATTGCGCAGCTGAACCGCCGCATTCAAGCCCGCCGCTCCGGAACCAATTACCAAAGAATGTACCCGTACAACCGGAACCGTATGCTGTCCAATCTTCAAATCACTCGTTTTCATAAGGAGTGACTATCGCGAATAAAAGTTTCTCTGACAATAAATTTAGGCGCCAATACCGCTGAATATGAATCAAAATACTGATTCACCATAAACCGCCTGGACAGCATTCAAGGCTTTTTTCACTTCTGACGGAGTCCCTTTGATCGCCAGCGTCACAGCGCC of Tichowtungia aerotolerans contains these proteins:
- a CDS encoding NAD(P)-dependent oxidoreductase, which encodes MPEKMKAAVFHESVTWMSDAFDKVYAQGRCERLAEITDLYPVRISRDNFYDHVEDLQDLDVIFSTWDMVVLSSEEVQMLPNLKAVFYAAGASSSFRESFEENGVVVCSATAANAIPVAEFALAQVLLAGAGAYRNSRECVDVQSTTIANSHRGCGNYGNRVSILGNGAISSKLQDFLKHHDLEVVVVPSRAENRTVSIAEAFATSFAVVNLFPDRDDNVGVYNRPLFESMMDSAVFINVGRGRQVNETDLIAVMKERPDLTALLDITWPEPPIDGSELYTVPNIQLTGHLAGSKSSELIRMADFMIEDFQRWEKGEPLKYRVRPDQL
- the aspS gene encoding aspartate--tRNA ligase yields the protein MHQYRTHTCGELRKEHVGQTVRISGWVNTIRDHGGVLFIDLRDHYGITQVVISPDKAFYKDIEHWRVETVLRFTGDIVARDEAAINPKLATGEIELVAEEMQVLGESKVIPFQVNKDEECNEALRLQYRFLDLRREQLHKNLTLRSRVIARIRELMTAEGFMEMQTPILTSSSPEGARDYLVPSRVHPGKFYALPQAPQQFKQLLMTSGFDRYFQIAPCFRDEDARADRSPGEFYQLDMEMAFATQDDVFEVNERVLSTIFKEFSDKQVDSTPFARIPYLEAMEKYGTDKPDLRNPLVIQNATEIFRNCGFKAFAGVVEKGGEVKTIAVKGCADQPRKFFDDMIAYAQSVGAKGLGYISWIDGEVKSPIAKFLSEDELARLKGLGDIEDGDTMFFIADKLKGAWEIGGHVRAELGRRLDLLEKDVFRFCWIVDFPMYELDDDGKVEFSHNPFSMPQGGMDDLLNKDPLKILAYQYDIVCNGTELSSGAVRNHSPELMMKAFEIAGYGKEVVESKFPALYRAFQYGPPPHAGIAPGVDRMVMLLAEEPNIREVIAFPMNQKAEDLLMNAPGEVEFNQIRDLHLRIHLPKKQQEDASAE
- a CDS encoding HU family DNA-binding protein, which encodes MTKRDLVIRIADETGLIQQDVAAVLQKSLDYITEALEKGETVEFRNFGVFEINVRKSRIGRNPNKPENVVTIPERKVVKFKPGKIMKQRITGI
- a CDS encoding sugar phosphate isomerase/epimerase family protein, yielding MKTGICSITFRPMNVGQVADLVKTAGLDAIEWGGDVHVRPGDLTAARVARRTTVDAGLEVSSYGSYFRVLDKEGRAEAFQPVLDSTLALETNTVRIWAGYSASAEVSEDVRSRFAEQAQRVAEMAAASGVNIGFEFHDHSLTDTNESAAKLLQEIDAPNVYLYWQPMYQGPDMDYRMAGLHDLKDRILNFHVFHWEYDGSKELWIDAVDRRPLSEGQAEWKQYFSVELPPRERYALLEFVRDDDPKRFLEDAETLKAWLEGTVK
- the hisS gene encoding histidine--tRNA ligase, whose product is MASSSFQPLQGMSDIAPPDVYLWQMLEARAREVFARYRFEEVRTPILEKTALFTHSLGDTTDVVTKEMYCLEDRGGRKLSLRPEGTAGSVRYIASGAEQTANARMYYMGPMFRCERPQAGRKRQFHQIGLEAAGAPNPLADAEVIALQLNLLSAWGLEGAKIRLNTIGLPEERAAVLEGLRNAIRPRFSELPEDAQQRFETNVLRLLDSKDPAVQAVIADVPSVTELLSQESRDYLNTVVETLRSLEIDVEIDTSLVRGLDYYVHTVWEVVHGGLGAQNALSGGGRYQVQVGSRTIDGVGFAMGMERMIAALESTGITADQFAPEPAVFIVSLGEAALKENLLLMQMLRQRGIACEMELTNRKIKAQMKRADKLGARQVIIRGDTELENGTFVVKNMEEGTQQELELPELMNLLT
- the proS gene encoding proline--tRNA ligase, whose protein sequence is MAKQQKTAITPTREENYPEWYQQVVRAADLAENSDVRGCMVIKPWGYALWENIKAGLDGLFKATGHVNAYFPLFIPKSYLEKEAEHVDGFAKECAVVTHHRLEAGPDGGLVPAGELEEPLIVRPTSETIIGATYAKWVQSYRDLPILINQWANVVRWEMRTRLFLRTAEFLWQEGHTVHETEAEAWEETRKMLDVYKKFAEEYMAMPVLIGEKTAGERFPGAVSTLCIEAMMQDRKALQAGTSHFLGQNFAKASGITFQSREGREEVAWTTSWGVSTRLIGGMIMTHGDDDGMVMPPRLAPSHVVILPIIRKDTDREKIMAYCNETAEMLRTQTYAGRPVEVVVDGRDINAGEKGWGWVKKGIPIRIEIGPRDMESNSVFVARRDKGPKEKYGQSREEFAASVTSVLEEMQQLLFERACAFRAENTREIDSWDDFVQFFKAEGGGFALAHWDGTEETEQKINDELSVTIRCIPFDYEAGGEGTCIVSGRPSKGRVVFAKSY
- a CDS encoding alpha/beta hydrolase, whose protein sequence is MKRKEWIVAGWNLLFCFEMSFMLTGFFKGVFGVKKKVIAAVLVSAGCVMAEVAPDEVIEYKETPQGSMTLHVFNPPNHTAGDKTPGIVFFFGGGWKGGAPTHFYPQSRFLASRGMVAICADYRTAEDGTSPQECVKDGKSAMRWVRSHAEELGVDPDMLAAGGGSAGGHVAAATATLDGFNEEGEDLSVSCRPDALVLFNPVFDNGPDGYGYDRVSGYWKDFSPLHNLMPDVPPTLIQLGTRDQLIPVATAEAYKARMGELGVRCDLLLYEGQEHGFFNTAKYEETLRAADEFLMSLDYLPERNK
- a CDS encoding phosphate ABC transporter substrate-binding protein; the protein is MKKAMLSMILTAAALTASAADKIVIDGSTTVGPIGKAFAEYFMAANPDVNITVSESGSGNGAKSLVNGVCDVAAMSRPMKDSEFKAAADKGIQPVAHVVALDGLPILVHPKNPIGQLTIEQIRKIYTGEISNWKEVGGPDLNIVVITRDTNSGTYETFEKLVMNKQKITEKAEYVGSNGAIRQRVQTTPSAIGYAGLGFVDKTVKALKVNGVYPSAATVRSGEYPIARPLFMYTSGYPKLGSAVYRFVTLYLSEDGQEMVDEIGFIPVTSY